Proteins from a genomic interval of Microbacterium imperiale:
- a CDS encoding DUF262 domain-containing protein — protein sequence MIKSLSNDAVHALLSPENNVVYTVPKYQREYSWGRDQWDELVDDLLDHADVDGHFLGTIICVNNTANTTSESVLEVIDGQQRLTTISLMLAAVHSLLQEYRGDLSDDDAVDLVNLRRMLILREPVRARLRPQTQNDNAEDFLHVLAEAGLGVADPKPRWAGVRRVKKAYAHFRSRITSRAAETQSSIAATALDLLGRVKRANIVKLEVATHADAFTLFESLNNRGMPLTPIDLIKNTLLGRADHRSDVSLDGAYARWREWLAILGDDYGTQERFFRYFYNAMKDEFDIGLQGVPVATRTNLIKIYETLIDRDVVKLLDDVTVGVEAFGQLIGSGAPDGRTRLARAFQRLRRAQGVPAHVLLLYLVIQRKEINLGEDELVDIVDLLTAFFVRRNLTGTPATYGLVRLFMDLVGRLRASPTQDRKQLILDALTAVSESDEGFHRVLSGPVYEVNADVVRFILASLAERRMTAETEQDLWHRIETKGKPVYRWSIEHILPQGENLPPGWVSMLGGPAAATEARERFAHHLGNLTITGFNSSLGNRSFIEKRDRVDSNGNPIGYRNGLSLNADLAVRDSWGVDAISARTEQLAGEAMAAFPLAYRR from the coding sequence GTGATCAAGTCCCTCAGCAACGACGCTGTCCACGCGTTGCTCAGCCCCGAGAACAACGTCGTCTACACCGTTCCGAAGTATCAGAGGGAGTATTCCTGGGGCCGGGATCAGTGGGATGAGCTCGTCGACGACCTCCTCGATCATGCCGATGTCGATGGACACTTTCTCGGCACCATAATCTGCGTCAACAACACGGCGAACACAACCAGCGAGTCGGTCCTCGAGGTCATTGATGGGCAGCAGCGGCTCACAACGATCTCGCTGATGCTCGCTGCGGTTCACTCGCTGCTTCAGGAATACCGTGGCGACCTCAGCGACGACGACGCAGTCGATCTGGTCAATCTCCGCCGGATGCTGATCTTGCGTGAGCCGGTGCGTGCGCGACTGCGCCCGCAAACGCAGAACGACAATGCCGAGGATTTCCTTCACGTTCTCGCCGAAGCGGGCCTCGGGGTTGCGGACCCTAAGCCTCGATGGGCCGGCGTTCGGCGTGTCAAGAAGGCCTACGCACACTTCCGCTCACGGATCACTTCACGTGCGGCCGAGACACAGTCATCTATCGCTGCGACCGCGCTCGATCTGCTCGGACGGGTCAAGCGTGCGAACATCGTGAAGCTCGAGGTTGCTACCCACGCGGATGCCTTCACTCTCTTCGAGTCGCTGAACAACCGCGGCATGCCGCTGACTCCGATCGACCTCATCAAGAACACGCTGCTGGGTCGAGCGGATCACCGCAGCGACGTTTCGCTTGATGGCGCCTATGCGCGCTGGCGCGAGTGGCTCGCGATTCTCGGGGACGATTACGGGACTCAGGAGCGGTTCTTCCGCTACTTTTACAACGCAATGAAGGACGAGTTCGACATCGGGTTGCAGGGCGTCCCCGTGGCCACTCGCACGAACCTCATCAAGATTTACGAGACGCTTATCGACCGTGACGTCGTCAAGCTCCTCGACGACGTCACGGTGGGGGTCGAGGCCTTCGGGCAGCTGATCGGATCCGGGGCGCCGGACGGACGAACGAGACTGGCACGCGCCTTCCAACGACTGCGCCGAGCGCAGGGCGTGCCGGCGCACGTCTTGCTTCTCTACCTCGTCATTCAGAGGAAGGAGATCAACCTCGGAGAGGACGAACTCGTCGACATCGTTGATCTCCTCACGGCGTTCTTCGTCCGACGCAACCTGACGGGGACGCCGGCGACGTACGGTTTAGTCCGTCTGTTCATGGACCTGGTCGGACGGTTGCGCGCGAGCCCGACGCAAGACCGCAAGCAACTGATCTTGGACGCACTCACCGCGGTGTCGGAGAGCGACGAGGGGTTCCACCGAGTTCTCTCAGGACCCGTTTACGAGGTCAACGCCGACGTCGTGCGCTTTATCCTCGCCTCACTCGCAGAACGACGCATGACTGCCGAGACCGAACAAGATCTGTGGCATCGCATCGAGACTAAGGGCAAGCCCGTCTACCGGTGGTCAATCGAGCACATCCTGCCGCAGGGAGAAAACCTGCCGCCCGGTTGGGTCTCCATGCTGGGCGGGCCCGCGGCCGCCACCGAGGCGCGCGAACGGTTTGCACACCATCTCGGCAACTTGACCATTACCGGGTTCAATAGCTCCCTCGGTAACCGTAGCTTCATCGAGAAGCGTGATCGGGTGGACTCGAACGGCAACCCGATCGGATATCGGAACGGCTTGAGCCTCAATGCTGATCTCGCCGTTCGCGACTCCTGGGGAGTCGACGCGATCTCCGCGCGCACTGAGCAGCTCGCCGGTGAAGCGATGGCGGCATTCCCGCTTGCCTACCGGAGGTAA
- a CDS encoding single-stranded DNA-binding protein, which translates to MTTRIPVTIEGNLTGDPEHGASESGNEYARFTIAVNDRRLNETTNRWEDAGTVFHRVVVFNQQSRNVANSLRKGDSVIVAGDLRFGTYTDKETGNTRETRDIVADNIGASLKFATVSVDRAPKANGPAADRSATGPVAQPVSTTGVGVAR; encoded by the coding sequence ATGACCACCAGAATCCCGGTCACCATCGAGGGCAACCTCACCGGTGACCCCGAGCACGGCGCGAGCGAGTCGGGCAACGAGTATGCCCGCTTCACGATCGCCGTCAACGATCGCCGCCTCAACGAGACGACGAACCGATGGGAGGACGCCGGCACGGTGTTCCACCGCGTCGTCGTGTTCAACCAGCAGTCGCGGAACGTCGCGAACTCGCTGCGCAAGGGCGACAGCGTGATCGTCGCCGGCGACCTGCGGTTCGGCACCTACACCGACAAGGAGACGGGCAACACCCGAGAGACGCGCGACATCGTCGCCGACAACATCGGAGCGTCGCTCAAGTTCGCGACCGTCTCCGTCGACCGCGCCCCAAAAGCTAACGGCCCCGCCGCGGACAGATCCGCCACGGGGCCAGTAGCCCAGCCGGTCTCGACCACCGGCGTCGGGGTTGCTCGCTGA